A single region of the Pueribacillus theae genome encodes:
- the sodA gene encoding superoxide dismutase SodA, which produces MAKYELPELPYAANALEPHIDEETMKIHHGRHHNTYVTNLNNALEGHDDLASKSVEELVANLDAVPENIRTAVRNNGGGHANHSFFWQILSPNGGGQPSGELAEAINNKFGSFDKFKEEFAAAATGRFGSGWAWLVVNNGQLEVMSTPNQDTPLMEGKTPILGLDVWEHAYYLKYQNKRPDYINAFWNVVNWDEVAKRYNEAK; this is translated from the coding sequence ATGGCAAAGTATGAACTGCCTGAATTGCCTTACGCTGCGAACGCACTTGAACCGCATATCGACGAAGAAACGATGAAGATTCATCATGGGAGACACCACAACACGTATGTCACCAATTTGAATAATGCACTTGAAGGCCATGACGACTTGGCAAGCAAAAGTGTAGAGGAACTTGTCGCAAATCTTGACGCGGTTCCTGAGAACATCCGTACAGCTGTAAGAAATAACGGTGGAGGACATGCCAACCACTCGTTCTTCTGGCAAATTTTAAGCCCGAATGGCGGCGGCCAGCCTTCTGGTGAATTAGCTGAAGCCATCAACAACAAATTCGGAAGCTTTGATAAGTTTAAAGAGGAGTTTGCGGCAGCGGCCACAGGCAGATTCGGTTCCGGCTGGGCATGGTTAGTTGTAAATAACGGTCAGTTGGAAGTGATGAGTACACCAAACCAAGATACACCGCTTATGGAAGGTAAAACTCCTATTCTTGGCCTTGACGTATGGGAGCATGCCTATTATTTAAAATACCAAAACAAACGTCCGGACTACATTAATGCATTCTGGAACGTTGTAAATTGGGATGAAGTGGCAAAACGCTACAACGAAGCTAAATAA